One Capra hircus breed San Clemente chromosome 29, ASM170441v1, whole genome shotgun sequence genomic region harbors:
- the FADD gene encoding FAS-associated death domain protein has translation MDPFLVLLHSVSVGLSSSDLTQLKFLCRNRVSKRKLELAQSGLDLFTVLLEQNELSAERTVLLRELLGSLRRKDLLCLLDDFERGAEAGAAPEERDLRAAMEIICDNVGKDWKRLARRLRVSETKIEAIEEKYPRNLVEQVRELLRVWKNSAREDAAVSCLVSALRGCQLNVVADLIEEDQWAQARQRRSTSPGSLMAWDSGSAAPGAS, from the exons ATGGACCCGTTCCTGGTGCTGCTGCACTCGGTGTCGGTCGGACTGTCGAGCAGCGACCTGACCCAGCTCAAGTTCCTGTGCCGGAACCGCGTTAGCAAGAGGAAGCTGGAGCTCGCGCAGAGCGGCCTGGACCTCTTCACCGTCTTGCTCGAGCAGAACGAGCTGAGCGCCGAGCGCACCGTGCTGCTGCGCGAGCTGCTCGGCTCCCTGCGGCGCAAGgacctcctgtgcctcctggacGACTTCGAACGGGGCGCGGAGGCCGGGGCGGCGCCGGAGGAGCGAG ACCTGCGGGCAGCGATGGAGATCATCTGTGATAACGTGGGGAAGGACTGGAAGAGGCTGGCTCGTCGCCTCAGAGTGTCTGAGACCAAGATTGAAGCCATCGAGGAGAAGTACCCCCGGAACCTGGTGGAGCAGGTGAGGGAGCTGCTGAGGGTCTGGAAGAACAGCGCTAGGGAGGACGCAGCTGTGTCCTGCCTGGTGAGCGCGCTCCGGGGCTGCCAGCTAAACGTGGTGGCAGATCTCATCGAGGAGGACCAGTGGGCCCAGGCCCGCCAGAGAAGGAGCACCAGCCCTGGCTCCCTCATGGCCTGGGACTCAGGCTCCGCTGCCCCGGGAGCCTCCTGA